Proteins co-encoded in one Aerococcaceae bacterium DSM 111021 genomic window:
- a CDS encoding hydroxyacid dehydrogenase: MLKGIYVMLPQVFENVYRAETQERISKHVDIIAGNMSAEELLADLSILKEVDVIFSGWGAPVFDETLLRATPNLKALFYGAGTLKSVLTDSFWEHNVKVTTANVANAIPVAEYSVAGILFALKNVWKLSSQVRKDKAYQLGLFAPVVGNYQSTVGIISLSQVGRMVIEHLKHFDVNVIGYDPYVSQEEFNQLGVKSVSLEGLFEQSDVVSLHAPLLPDTEGMIKKEHFESMKENSSFINTARGAIVDEVAMIEVLKERQDITALLDVTFPEPPEEDSLLYTMENVVLTPHIAGSAGNEQARLGVYMADELERFIQGESLKYEVNQVQFNRMT; this comes from the coding sequence ATGTCATGTTACCGCAAGTTTTTGAGAATGTATATAGAGCTGAAACACAGGAGCGAATTAGTAAACATGTTGATATTATAGCTGGAAATATGTCTGCTGAAGAATTATTAGCAGATCTGTCGATATTAAAGGAAGTTGATGTTATCTTTTCGGGTTGGGGAGCGCCAGTTTTTGATGAAACGTTACTTCGTGCTACACCTAACTTAAAAGCGTTGTTTTACGGAGCAGGGACATTAAAGAGCGTGTTAACTGACTCTTTCTGGGAACACAATGTTAAAGTCACGACAGCAAATGTAGCTAATGCTATTCCGGTAGCTGAATATTCAGTAGCGGGTATTTTATTTGCCTTAAAGAATGTGTGGAAACTTTCTTCACAAGTTCGAAAAGATAAGGCGTATCAATTGGGTCTATTTGCGCCTGTTGTTGGGAATTACCAATCAACAGTAGGGATTATATCTTTGAGCCAAGTTGGTCGGATGGTAATCGAGCATTTGAAGCATTTTGATGTGAATGTGATAGGTTATGATCCATATGTATCACAAGAGGAATTTAATCAATTGGGAGTTAAGTCAGTATCACTTGAGGGATTATTTGAACAGTCCGATGTTGTGTCACTTCATGCACCCCTTCTACCTGACACTGAAGGGATGATTAAAAAGGAACATTTTGAATCAATGAAAGAAAATTCGAGTTTTATAAATACGGCACGTGGAGCTATTGTCGATGAAGTTGCAATGATTGAAGTACTTAAAGAACGTCAAGATATTACTGCTTTACTTGACGTGACTTTCCCAGAACCGCCTGAGGAAGATTCGCTTTTATATACAATGGAGAATGTGGTGCTCACTCCGCATATTGCAGGTAGTGCGGGGAATGAACAAGCGAGGCTAGGCGTTTATATGGCAGATGAGTT